The genomic window GGGTTACCCAAGGACCAAGCTATCTGACTTTACGGAAGAAGAGAAGGCATACATACGTGGGACGAGCGACTTCTTCGGCGTGAACCACTACACAGGTGTCATTGTAACAGGCTGGAAGCCTGCCGCGACCTCATCCATGGCGTATGTTGAGATCGGCCGAACTCAGGATAAGGATTGGCCCCAAGCTGTTTCATACTGGTTGCGTGTAAGTATTGCTCTATTAGGAGATAAGCTCTTCCGCTTTTTGGAAGTTGAGTAATAATACCATCAGATCGTGGTGAGAGATTATTAATCTTTTTTGTTGCTAGCAAATGCCTAAAAGCCTGTACATTGCACTGAATGTAATACAAAAAAGGTACGGTGATGTACCTATCTACGTGACCGAGAACGGCTGGTCGACCCGCGAGGGTATCGAGGATGACGAGCGCGTCGACTACTACAGAGACGCGCTGGAAGACGTGCTCGACGCTCTGGACGAGGGCATCGACGTTAGGGGATACTATGCCTGGAGTCTCATGGACAACTTCGAGTGGCTGGCTGGTTATACGTAAGAGTGTTAATATTATGCCTCCTAACGGACGATTTCCCATGACCAACTAATGACAAGTCCTTTTATGAATTCTTTTATTAAGACCAACAGATTGGACCATAATTTCTTACCTGTATATGGGTCTCTATATGAAATAACAACCTTTGACTCTCactcattcttttgtttttagggaACGTTTCGGATTTTACGAAATAAACTTTGATGATCCTGAACTTACACGCATCCCGAGGAAATCAGCTTTCATCTATAAACAGATTATTAAGACGCGAGAAATTGACTACGATTACCAACCAGAGAGCTATGTCATGTCTATCGACGCGGGACATTGACACCTAAGACTGAGCTGATTGTTATTGGAAGTAAATAACCAATTGTAATAAATGAAACgaccttttatttatatagatgtaTATAATTTGAACCTTTAAAAACAAATCCTGGTACATAATAAAACCAATGAacctgtataaatatgtatgaatggATGTATATATCTACTTGTCACTTTTGCCCCATCCCAAGAAACCCTTGACTAGTCCAGTAAGGCCTGCACCTTGCTTCTTACTGTCCGCTGCGCCGGTCTTATCATCCAAGTTCGGGAACTCCACAAAGTTGCAAGCGAGGTCGAAGAATAGCGGCTTGCAGGGAATAGCTTCCATCGGCGGCGGCATTTTGTAGATGTTGGGATTCTTAGTGAGAACCTGAGTATCCTCCCTGTACTCGTCCAAGCGATCAACGAGAGGTTTCTTGTCCTTGTAAGACCTACCACTTGATGTATACTTCGTGTCTTCGTCTTCTTCATCGTCCTCAAGAACGGAGTCAGCATGGACTTCGAATTTGCAGCTTTCTATGTCCTTCTTCAATATTTGCAACTTGTCCACGAGTTGTTTGTCGCTGAGCTTGCTGGCCAGCGATTCGGCGGAGTAGTTGCTGCAACGCTCCAACATGGCGAGAGCCTCTCGGAAGCGACGCAGCCCAGTCAACACTTGAGCGATGTAGTAGCAACGGAACGCACGGTATGCCTTCGTCAATGTCTCTATTTCCTGCTGGTATGCCGCGTCAGTTTCGAATCCGGGCAACTGTTGCAATTCAGTGAAGTTCTGCAAGATGATCTCATAGAGCCGAGTGAGGTCTTGAGGACGGACCTTCTTGCCGTCAATTTGTATGTTGTTCTTACGAGCTTCCTCCGCCTGTTGTACGAGCAAGTTGTTCCTCTCAATAGTACGCATCAGACGCAAGTACATCAAATAAGAAAGCAAGTAGTTGATGCCAGACATCTGCGATTCAGAAGCCGTTTTAAGCTTGGGGTCACTTTTGATTTCGTCCTTGATGGCTGAAATAGCGTCCTTGCAATCCATGAGGATGTTTTCGAGGATATCAATCTTGGCTTGTACAGTCTCTGCACTGGCGACGGACTTGTCTAGATCTTGCAATGCGATGAGGAATAGACGCACTTTTTCTGGTCTTACAGTGACTCGTCGACCGCGCCATTCTATCTCATGCATCACTCCAGAGCGAGACTCCCTGAAATAGTGCAAAGACacatattagaaaataatttatggaGAAGGGCGTATAAAAAACAAAGTCTGAAACGAACGCATATTTCTGAATGAAATAAGACTTACTTAGCTTGCGCCATAAGAGTGTCGAGGTTCTCAATGAGCCCCTGTCCGCGCATGGCAACCAGGTCGCCGGCCGCAGACTCATCGCCGATGTTGTACGCGCAGTAACGGAGACTGGGCTTCAGTTCTTCTACCTGTGGCATGGTACATGATATTggtatagttctcgccaaactttgtGTCGTTGGCGCTGAGTTTTTAGGTAACTTCAGGCGTACCTAGGTGTGGTTGCCATTAGTTTTGCGAGAACTATAGCTATGAGTTAATGAGTATATGGTGAACAAAATGAATATCAGAAGTTCGATGTAGACCAGCGGATTCCACTGTGGAACACATCTTATATCTACAGCATATGCAAATTTGGGGGGCTATCtatatcaaagtcaaagtattttttttaattcaaataggcctataaaagctcttCCATTTGTGACCcacggatgcccctcaaactgaagggcaaaatttacaaatccgtaataagacctgtcgtcctgtatggctcagagtgttgggcattgaaaaagaaggATGAGAAAAGAGTGCATGTCGCAGagatgagaatgctgagatggatgtgtggggttaccagaatggacaaagtgaggaatgagtatatcagaggaagcctgaaagtagcgccagtgacagaaaaaatgagaggtcagcgtttgtcgtggtatgggcatgtgatgagacggtgtgaaacgcatgctacaaagagtgtgctaagtatgaatgtggaaggatggagaggcagaggtagaccaaggaaaagatggattgattgcctgaaagaggacatgaagcagaagggagtggatgtaagtatgacgtctgacagagaggaatggaagaaaaagacatgttgcgccgaccccaaatgacttgggaacagggcaggaagatgatgatataaaagctctttcgagacgtcaaactagttgcacggtttcAAAGagttgtattattatttagggTAAACATTTCTGTTTCTTAGCCTTTTGGCTAGTTTTGACTACATTTACGGGCGGGTGCCAAGTAAATGTAGTGTGTAGTGTGTATTTACTGTGTGTGTGTAGGTGTTATGCCTTGTTCATCCAACTGCATGAACTTTCTGACGATACGACAGGTGTTGAGAATTGCggcttttatatgtatatattctCACCAAGTTTTATGTGTttacagtcttaccaagggtaagcttggattgcccgggtaactgggttgaggaggtcagatagggcagttgctccttttaaaacactggtactcagctacatcaggttagactggaaaccgatcctgacacagttgggaaaagggttgGAAGATAATGGTGATATATTTCAATGTGTAAGACAAACCTTCTGCTTAAACACGGTCCTCTCATCCTCGGGCAGGGCGGCACAGAGCTTCTCCAAGACCAGCTGTGCGCGGTGCAGGCTCTCAGCGGCCGCGCGCCACTGCTGCAGCTCCACCAGCAGTGCGCCGCCCAGCCACGCCGCGTACGCGCCCGCCTCCAGCTGCGTGCGAGCGTCGCAGACACCACTTTGCTGTACAAGACATAGAGTTCAATTTTAAATGACACCCGATGACCCGACCATCCGTTTTATGTTGTCCGCGCGTCGCATATTTCACTTTGCTGCACATTTCTGTTCAAGCCAGAGAGTTCGATTTTTAATGGCACTCGACTATCCAATGAAAAAATGAAACTTAGACCTGTTGTTCTGTATGGACCAGAGTGTTAggcattgaaaataaaagaatgaGAAAAGAGTGCATGTAGTGATGAAAATGTTGAGATGGATGCATAAAGTAAaggaatgagtatatcagaGGAAACCTAAAAATAGCACTAGTGACAGAAAACCTGAGAGATCAGCGTTTGTCGTGGTATGTATATGATGAGAAGGTGTGAATGGCATGCTGTGAAGAGTGTGTTTTGTATGAATGTataaggatggagaggcagaagTAGAGTGAGGATGAGTTGGATTGTCTGTCTGACAAGGAAATAAATAAGGGAGTGGCTGTTAGTATGACGACTGATAGAAATGGAAGTGAAAAACATACTGCCCCCATTCAAAATAACTTCAGAACAGTGCAGAAAAAggactgttttttttgtgagCTTATGTACTACCTCGCACAACTGCAGAAGCGTCTGAGCATGAGCAAACGCCTTCTTCAACCGGGACACAAGATGGAACTTCTTCCTGGGCTCAGTGTTGGCCTCTTGGCGTAACTGCATGGCATAGGCCCACGCTCTCTCTGCTTGGAGTAGTGGCACGCAGAGCAAGCGACTCTCTGCCGTCGTGGCTGTCAGGTGGACGGTGGTGACGTCACGTCGGCGGTAGTGACGGCGGTCGCCCTGGAAATAGATGTTGGAGTATAAGAGGATATAGACAATTATATAATACGCTATTGCTCACATTGTCTGTAATCAAAAAACATAGTCTCTTCTGGCTATCTTTACTGTGCTTTTcagtatacaaaaaatacagtaGAACAGATTATATCAGTTTTGTGGGACATTGTAATTAGTTCTTAAGTTTACTctgtatttttctaataaataaaaaaaaaaaaaaaatattctcatcTCATTTACTGTTTGACAAAGGTTCATAAAATGTGCCCGGAATCATCTTATGCGATTTCAGTTGCccaaaagaattttaaattaaaaactaacctGGGGTATTTTGAGCACTTTACGCAGCCTCCTGATGCGCCTTGAACAATATCCTCGGTAGCGCTGGTAGTCACCGTGGCGTAGGCCATGCTGTTGCTGAGCATCCTTCGTGATGCGGAAAACTGATACACTAGTTAAGGATTATTCATATAAGAGACTAGAATGTTTTCTACGGTTTAACCTGTGTTCTGAGAGAAATTCTTCACCTAACCAGACTAAATTAAGCCTATGTCACCTGGAGATAGTGTAGTTTCCCTATAGTAAACATTCTGTCGCATTGGTGCCTATAGGGTATAAACAACCAAAAAAGCCCTATAAATAGaagtaagtataaataataataaagagtaGCAAAGGAAAAGAAATTTCTGAACATCAAAACTTCTAATACTAGAATTCATCTACTATGACTTGTCAGTTTAGGCTGAAACTAAACCCCAATATACAACAATTATTACATTTACAATACAACACTGTGTGATAAAACcaaatgatgatgacgatgtaAATTACCATTGTAAATTACCATTGTAGTAGTATTTAATATACAAACTATTCGTACCTGTTGGATATGATACCAGTACCCCTACCTAAACTTACGTGAAAGAACGTGATATGTATGACACAAGATAACGAGTTAAAACATAACATATGGAAGCTTATCACAAGTAGAACACTAGTGTATTATTGTAAGGGGTATACCATGTAATTCATTTCAAGTCACAGTGAAAATGTACTTCGTGAAATGCAAAGGATACTTTCTAAAGTTAAAAGCCTCGGCGACTTGACTTcttctttatcattttcttCAGCGGAAATAGGTTTCGCATCCCCGGAATCGCCTTCCAACACCACCATTGTGACTTGCTACGATTTTTTATAAGGTTTTAATTGGAATTAGATTAATATTTCAtagagattttatttcaaataaacacCTGACAACTCAAGACAGCTATCAGACAACACGACACATGTTTCAGTGTTCCCAGTCagatttttctacatttttaacATATGTTTTGTCTCTGTCACACTCACATTTTCAGGAAAATTTcaacaacaaagaaaaattatCAGACAACACGACACATGTTTCAGTGTTCCCAGTCagatttttctacatttttaacATATGTTTTGTCTCTGTCACACTCACATTTTcaggaaaattattttacttcagTACTCAATAACTTTACTTAAATTTCAGACAACACGACACATGTTTCAGTGTTCCCAGTCagatttttctacatttttaacATATGTTTTGTCTCTGTCACACTCACATTTTcaggaaaattattttacttcagTACTCAATAACTTTACTTAAATTTATTACTTCGTAATGGATGAATAATAAAACTATCTTAGTGATCGCCGAaggtattttatataatttgaatttatttatttatttaaatatatttattcattagCGCATGTTCTGCGTTCTCTGTGTTCTGCGATAAGCTAGGTTGCCTAagattagggctgccatttcgaatttcgccaaacctggacaaatattaaaaaaaacccggacatttggcgtaaatcgcatttttcccccGGACGAgcccgattttttttgtttaactaaaCAAgatctaatttttaatattaccatattacttaaattcaatgaggtccttccttacatgaaaagtcatggccgtctctagctcatgtagtacctagtattgaaagattgtgacttaatgtatttcgaaggtcataattaagaaagctcatatggaaactaggagttaccttattgataggttagacaaaaaattttgaaaaatacaaacaactgcaaagtgaagtcgccgcgagcgcagcgagcgcgaaaatttttgagttttgggtcactaaaacACCttaacttgtataataaaaaaatccgcaaagtggagaagccgcaagcgaagcgagcgcaaaattttttgaatattgggatattaaagtagctcaacttaaaaaaattgtgttaagaaaagaagccgcgagcgaagcgagctcgaaaatttttgagttttgggacacttcgacttctacattattaggcgcccgggttattcgcatacccaggcaccataggttaagatggccctatgaaaaatgtccgggttttccccggacacttcttgaaaccccgcccggacggcccccggacggcctccaaacgaggacaaatccggggaaacccggacggatggcagccctacctaagATGCCTTAGTTAGGCCTCCGAGGGTGTAGGTCGTCATCTGGTTACAATTGTATGTTATGCAtaagttttactttaaataaaaaatataaaccaatatcTTGGGAGATGACGGcaaatagaaaagtatggaaggaaaaaacatgctgcgccgactccaagtaaaattggataagggcaggaggatgacgaaaaaatgaaaatcaaaggGCAAGCGACGCGAGTGGTATAATGAATTTATAAGCTAGTAACAATATTAAATCACGAGtaatatgattaattataaaacattctGCATTTAGAGGAATGTGACCACGTTCCATGTACAGAAATGAacatttttaggttttttaacTGTCCATGACAGGGCGTTCGATATTTTGACAGCAGGATAGCAAGATAGTTTTCGTTAAGTGCGACAGGGACACGTTCATTTTATGCTACAAAGTGTGTCTGAAACTTCAACTCGACATTGACAATCAAATTGTTTTCCTCTTGtttgaaacaaaagaaacaagttGTTTCTTTCTCTTGCTGTTTTAGGTTAGTGTCccgagttttaaaataattcttaaatatCTACAAGATCTTACTTAATTTGAACAGTTTTATTCGTTGTATTAAGTGTCTTAGTGCTAAGtgatatatttaaatacatattttcttttgcaGAACGCCTAAACAGACGAAATGGCAAAGTCTAAGAATCACACAAATCACAACCAAAGTGAGTATTTCTATTGCCTGATATTGTGAATACAAAAATACCAAACTGTGATTGTTACAcgttgaaatataattttgtgccTACAGCATATGTATTGGTGCTATCCGTAGTCCGTTTTAACAAACTTTTGAATCTGCTTTGGGGTTAAGTTGACGTGATGTAAATACAACctgtttttcttcttttcagaCCGCAAAGCCCACAGGAATGGCATCAAAAAGCCTAGGAACCAAAGGCACGAATCCACCCTTGGCGtaagtaacattttttaaagaattatcgTCGTTTTGTACTCAGTTTATGATGACCGGTTCTTTCAGCGATAGTTTTGTTGGAAACCTCTAGAATTTATTGAATTAGTGTTGAATTTCATCAGTAGGTATTGTGTACTTCTGATAGTAAACAAACATTCATATCTTGAATATTTACCTAATGCCGGCCAAATGCAGTTTTTTGAAACTGCGCCACCTATTCCCACGCACACTACGGTCTTACCTGCGCAGGCATATCTGCACAGGTGGATCTCTCCGGTGGTTTGTATCATGTATGTATGGCCGGCATTATGTTGCCAGTTCATGCCTTTGCCAACTTAAGTTCAGAAGAAGTTGAGTTATCCAGTATCTTTGTAATCTGTCTTCCACAGGctttaattcaaaattttaaataaattgggcAGGAAGAAAGGGACATATTACTTAGGACTGCCATCttgaatttcgccaaacccggacaaacactAAAAAAGCCCAGACATTTCgtgtaaattgcattttttcccTGAACGAgtatgattttttaaaacaaaataatacctaatttgtaatccatttaccattaacataatatagttaaattcaatgaggtgcttccttacatgacaagtgtccggggaaaacctgAAAACTTTTTGAAACCCCAACTTTTGGActgcctccaaacgaggacaaatctgGGGAAACCCgaacggatggcagccctaatatTACTGCATATCGTGAAATTCTGTTACATGTATTACAACTTATATCTTGTATTTTCACCAGGATTCTTAAATACATActctaaataaaaaagtgtCTATGTATTCTTTAACAACTGCTATCTAAGGCCATCTAAtactgaaaagatttttcaaatctcACTTGTTCTTGAGAATATCATTTCCAACCAATCAAATAAATTAGCTAAGCAAACTCCTATGTAATTTAAACTCAATAATTCTATAATCCACGCTTGTAAACTTGAAATTGAATTTCTAATTCAGTATTCTCACAATTAAAGGATCTCAAaattaatgtgatttttttaatttatagatGGACCCCAAGTTCCTGAGGAACCAAAGGTTCTGCAAAAAGGGTAACCTGAAGCCAGCAAAGCAGCTAGCGCGTGCCGCTGAGAGGAAAGCCACGCGGGAAGCTAAGGCCAAGAAATGAACATCTAGCTGTAaggaaataaaaactaaaacttatttagttgtttgatttattttaccGTGCAACCAGTACTTATTGATAGTTTGAACTTTAGTTAGCAATAAGGTTGTATTAAAAGCTTTGAAATAGGTACTTCAATGGTGCAGTTGATTTCATAGTAATTCAATGCTTGTTTTGGAAATAAGTCAATTGGGAggaattacttttaaaaaaagctgtggtggcccagtgggtaaagaaccaatttCGCAAGTATGAGAATTTGGGTTCGATTGcaggtcaggcaaataccaatgcaaattcgtatgtactttccaaggggttattcccgctcggtaacaccgtgtgcgttcgcgcagcggaatgttgttgaatttaaagattttaattatgcagataattagtgtaagacgccctataattgtgtatggtaaatacaaatttgtgtatgcagccattgtggagaaattcaccaaaaacaaattccgctgggcgaacgttggcgaacgttgtcctggcggaactttttataatccatagactttagaagaaaagagatgtatccgaaaattagtgtgtatttgtgtataattgattatgtatgaatgaaatcagtgcatgcataaacttcggagaaattcaagtttccgctacgcgaacgtttggccattagctagttttcatataaagcgcttacatagagagctgtagatttttacatacgttgttttgaatttgtttaaaaaacagattcagaaaaagtcgtagggtttaaaagataaaaatataaacgtaaaatacacttattaggtcttagttcttaaagtatgcagtttggggtctagattttcacgtttacacaaaccttgtaagtgtctccaacatgttgccaagtatcaatgatgttccgttagtaattaaacagttataggatattttaccatgaacagatcactgtttacaaagcagtcgaatatcacgacgttctaaaggaattgcatggtaaaatgtatgccaataattagtttaatcgttcaactattcacttgcaaaatttcatgtcattaaattcagtaattaaagaaagacaattataatactgacggagcatcgaaaccctacataatccgaccaagttcggatagctacaaaaaagcggccgtgccatatgtctaagcaacgttcttaacttggaaggttagtttatttattaaaatggtacagttgcgtaaacaagcgttaggaaaaaaataaaacaattgcatttcttgaatgaaaaatatttttttaataataatgccactatctacgacattttagttaaaatacataacgtttattaacgttatttttaatcacgtagtcaagtaatttatgtaagtaataataataaaaatatttttgtacacggatatttaaatagagaagtacttgttaattgaagatttatttttatcgtagatagtggcattaatattaaataatatttttcaatcaagaagtacaattgttttatttttcctaacgcttgtgtacgcaactgtaccatattaataaatactaacctaccaagttaagaacgttgcttagacatatggcacggccgcttttttgtagctatccgaacttggtcggattatgtagggtttcgatgctccatcagtattataattgtctttctttaattactgaatttaatgacatgaaattttgcaagtgaatagttgaatgattaactatacattttaccatgcaattcctttagagaacgtcgtgatattcgactgctttgtaaacagcggtctgttcatggtaaaatatcctataactgtttaattactaa from Helicoverpa armigera isolate CAAS_96S chromosome 2, ASM3070526v1, whole genome shotgun sequence includes these protein-coding regions:
- the LOC110371404 gene encoding large ribosomal subunit protein eL29, translating into MAKSKNHTNHNQNRKAHRNGIKKPRNQRHESTLGMDPKFLRNQRFCKKGNLKPAKQLARAAERKATREAKAKK
- the LOC110371361 gene encoding signal recognition particle subunit SRP68; the encoded protein is MVVLEGDSGDAKPISAEENDKEEVKSPRLLTLEIFRITKDAQQQHGLRHGDYQRYRGYCSRRIRRLRKVLKIPQGDRRHYRRRDVTTVHLTATTAESRLLCVPLLQAERAWAYAMQLRQEANTEPRKKFHLVSRLKKAFAHAQTLLQLCEQSGVCDARTQLEAGAYAAWLGGALLVELQQWRAAAESLHRAQLVLEKLCAALPEDERTVFKQKVEELKPSLRYCAYNIGDESAAGDLVAMRGQGLIENLDTLMAQAKESRSGVMHEIEWRGRRVTVRPEKVRLFLIALQDLDKSVASAETVQAKIDILENILMDCKDAISAIKDEIKSDPKLKTASESQMSGINYLLSYLMYLRLMRTIERNNLLVQQAEEARKNNIQIDGKKVRPQDLTRLYEIILQNFTELQQLPGFETDAAYQQEIETLTKAYRAFRCYYIAQVLTGLRRFREALAMLERCSNYSAESLASKLSDKQLVDKLQILKKDIESCKFEVHADSVLEDDEEDEDTKYTSSGRSYKDKKPLVDRLDEYREDTQVLTKNPNIYKMPPPMEAIPCKPLFFDLACNFVEFPNLDDKTGAADSKKQGAGLTGLVKGFLGWGKSDK